In a single window of the Pontibacter russatus genome:
- a CDS encoding anti-sigma factor family protein yields the protein MESKFTEVYQNAPAEGKETECEKVSLLLDLMIDGEASPEDQQYFNRHIEECVPCFETHQKQKLLKGLVSGHLKRVIVPNSLAHLIKAKIQETL from the coding sequence GAACGCACCGGCCGAGGGCAAAGAGACGGAGTGTGAGAAAGTGTCTTTGCTGCTGGACCTCATGATTGACGGGGAGGCCTCCCCCGAAGATCAGCAGTATTTTAACCGCCACATCGAAGAGTGCGTCCCCTGCTTCGAAACCCATCAGAAGCAAAAACTCCTCAAAGGCCTCGTGAGCGGCCACCTCAAGCGCGTGATCGTGCCGAACAGCCTGGCGCACCTCATCAAAGCGAAAATCCAAGAAACACTATAG
- the gmk gene encoding guanylate kinase, translating into MQGKIIIFSAPSGAGKTTIVRHLLRTNPQLSFSISACTRDKRGRTEENGKDYYFITPEEFKKRIANDEFVEWEEVYEGAFYGTLKSEIERIWESGKHVILDVDVKGGLSIKHFYKERALAVFVKPPSIDELAKRLTARNTDSASSISSRVFKAKFELGFEDQFDKVIVNDDLDRACAEAEKLVQEFLKSEPAIV; encoded by the coding sequence ATGCAAGGCAAGATCATCATCTTCTCGGCGCCGTCCGGTGCCGGCAAAACCACTATTGTAAGGCACCTGCTCCGCACCAACCCGCAACTGAGCTTCTCCATATCGGCCTGCACCCGCGACAAGCGCGGGCGCACAGAGGAAAACGGCAAGGACTACTACTTCATCACGCCCGAGGAATTTAAGAAGCGCATTGCCAACGATGAGTTTGTGGAGTGGGAGGAGGTGTACGAAGGCGCCTTTTACGGCACGCTGAAGTCGGAGATAGAGCGCATCTGGGAAAGCGGCAAGCACGTGATCCTGGATGTGGACGTGAAGGGCGGGCTGAGCATCAAGCATTTCTACAAAGAGCGCGCGCTGGCCGTTTTCGTGAAGCCGCCCTCTATTGACGAGCTGGCCAAGCGCCTGACCGCCCGCAACACCGACTCGGCCTCCAGCATCAGCAGCCGGGTTTTCAAGGCCAAGTTCGAGCTGGGCTTCGAGGACCAGTTCGACAAGGTGATTGTGAACGACGACCTGGACAGGGCCTGCGCCGAGGCCGAGAAACTGGTGCAGGAGTTCCTGAAGTCAGAGCCTGCGATTGTATGA